In a single window of the Salvelinus namaycush isolate Seneca chromosome 18, SaNama_1.0, whole genome shotgun sequence genome:
- the clip1a gene encoding CAP-Gly domain-containing linker protein 1 isoform X2: MSTTKPSGLKAPSKMGRSTGAPATKTTPSTAGSKVAAADKSTPGSGAAGTQDGGENFQVGERVWVNGNKPGVVQFLGEAQFAPGQWAGIVLDEPIGKNDGSVAGVRYFQCEAMKGIFTRPSKLSYTEGEANGTQTAPPSRAGSPTPSTASLASHTPSVKKASTVTPVTPASNLARTNSESISNLSDTSSVKKGERELKNGDRVLVGGTKAGVVRFLGETDFAKGEWCGVELDEPLGKNDGAVAGTRYFQCQPKYGLFAPVHKVTRIGFPSTTPAKAKTTVRKLVATPSSLKRSPSASSISSMSSVASSVSAKPSRTGLLTETSSRYSRKISGTTAVQEVLKEKQQHIEQLMAERDMERAEVAKATTHVGEVEQELTLLREDQEQMEAKMDQLRTLVEAADKEKVELLNQLEEEKRKVEDLQFRVEEACITKGDLEVATVSEKSRIMELERDLVLRTREVADLRLRLEVQQSTEGSDSTTPPLLEEVSSLRAQLASQADQQQVELAGLKETLAAEEKAHSEAVSQFQVSSTKISTDNEQLKLRLSQNEKEKADVIELWRSKLESAIASHQQAMEELKVSFSKGAGSKTTELVETRSALERLKVEHKQALEEAGARCEAEAAARARETGELNKQLLVVSEEKECLEESLRSSVESAEEQHLVEMEDVLGKLHTAELKVNELEEHEAKLVQQTQDSAKEVQEQVAAMEALQSQAGQGNQALQNLRTQLEEAQSQARSQGNRVSELNSELEGKQQELLSLQQSLTSVLQDKVSLEQELGNLKQKLSESTDNQAKSTQTIQGLERKLKAGEERLDQLANEKAKLQSDISDMMKSSGDSSAQLTKMNEDITQKERRLEELQTQLAEEKERAACSEEQQQQEVAQKEQELKGARDEHQGQLSNLQGKITQLEKSLQQGEAQAKDLQTSQQKALSEASEHHAKQLQELQGQADKTKQELSVSREKAQELERLVTELQPYKEKAQFLSDELDSSGQHIERLSTDLEKQISVLAHMSKESSDFKAQKGSLKNQLSELEAKLSASEASHQELSGKTEELLTLRDKLTKEQEELWTTNRKLDGENASLSREVEKLRVAVEEAQANNKSLSQSEAERQSQIEELQKTNAEKHEVLLKYQQEILQQETKRKLLAEVYEKTCEERNELQEELKQSREKLTSEKDSLLLERDAARNAKKSLDAKNVELQARCQSLSLEKEDFYLKNTQLQAQTETLGKDKVEMFTQINAAIFDKEALQALNAELQNQLNITKKDLEKSVRDKVELHASKMSLAKMLDQSKTSSEVTDSERLHLLQEKEDLLATQRKVCSEKDELIKEREELKEKFRLSTEEVATSKEKVKELLSSFGEEKEALCLQNAETEKALHSIRKEKMAMELTLEKQNMESDRLVHEKEELEEKHTKEISEKCTLTKERDKLAVEIRSMKDQLDRSSTANDDLKQANSNLTSLLEELKQKIEKVETEGASLKKEMVDLQAQLQKLCSEREALEKSKTELAEEHHELKGNSEQLRLELIQQNDTLTKKRDLLLSQQTELNKSLQKDKEDLLLQVQEFKVKVILFEKAKMLLESQQQTEASDRSKLSSAKDDLSREREDLRTQLFTLTQENITLLQSESNLKAEVASVCVERDTMASERNSLRSDLGQLKTTHTGLLGERQGLLEENAQMQVKVQDLTQQSVTREKAMDELSANLKHIGVERKALAGEVENLKAQLKERDQEKGDLAGDQVCLSARLKKLVNEVSSLAKEKVDLLAIQSHLEQDLSSLHSSQESRDGEYSTIMGEVEKLQVTQTQLEADAQALRAEKAVMEGLHKASVEEASVSTKVREEMATNLEDLKVQKDALLKERDKATQQVTQLEAQQKNALSKQLEAAESSGKTAEVVELLTQEKGLLQQEKIEAQSLLEEFRSAKQEMTNQLDSLKQQNSKYKEELNLSKEQLSSENQKISGLCQEIETTMKKQLDEEKASLQTSIHKSSALISEKDQELETLMSELSVLRGESATAKTLKFTVQLLEKDKARLQEYVQSLEKSLSGGQDTVTSSSGDAALNQLRENKETAESQIEFLNSVIVDLQKKNEELTGKLEKMAEAALNGNNASELDNYDGGFNKGPSKKKVPPRLFCDICDCFDLHDTEDCPTQMQMPDSPPHTTYHGSKDEERAYCDICEAFGHWTDSCNDDQTF, translated from the exons ATGAGCACAACCAAGCCCAGCGGGCTCAAAGCGCCCAGCAAGATGGGTAGGTCAACGGGGGCGCCAGCCACCAAGACCACCCCCTCCACTG CCGGATCCAAAGTAGCTGCAGCCGACAAGTCCACTCCAGGTAGCGGTGCAGCTGGGACACAAGATGGCGGGGAGAACTTCCAGGTTGGGGAGCGAGTGTGGGTGAATGGGAACAAACCTGGCGTGGTGCAGTTCCTGGGGGAGGCTCAGTTTGCACCAGGACAGTGGGCCGGCATAGTGTTGGATGAGCCCATTGGGAAGAACGATGGTTCGGTGGCAGGGGTGCGCTATTTCCAGTGCGAGGCCATGAAAGGGATATTCACCCGTCCCTCCAAGCTGTCCTACACAGAGGGCGAGGCCAACGGGACTCAGACAGCACCTCCGTCCCGGGCTGGGTCGCCCACCCCCTCCACCGCCAGCCTGGCCTCTCACACCCCCTCTGTCAAAAAAGCCTCAACTGTAACGCCAGTCACTCCAGCCTCCAACCTGGCACGCACAAACAGCGAGTCCATCTCCAACCTCTCAGACACCAGCTCGGTcaagaagggggagagggagctgAAGAATGGAGACCGTGTTTTG GTTGGTGGCACAAAAGCTGGTGTGGTTCGCTTTCTTGGTGAAACAGACTTTGCCAAGGgagagtggtgtggtgtggaACTGGATGAGCCCCTGGGAAAGAACGATGGGGCAGTGGCAGGAACCAG ATACTTTCAATGCCAACCCAAGTATGGCCTGTTTGCCCCAGTCCACAAGGTCACGCGCATTGGCTTCCCCTCCACCACGCCGGCCAAGGCAAAGACCACGGTGCGGAAGTTGGTGGCCACTCCCTCGAGCCTGAAACGCAGCCCCAGTGCCTCATCCATCAGCTCCATGAGCTCTGTGGCCTCCTCCGTCAGCGCCAAGCCCAGCCGCACAGGCCTG CTGACAGAAACGTCATCACGGTACTCGAGAAAGATCTCTGGCACCACAGCAGTTCAGGAGGTGCTGAAGGAGAAGCAGCAGCACATCGAGCAGCTGATGGCAGAGCGTGACATGGAGAGGGCAGAGGTGGCCAAGGCAACCACCCATGTGGGCGAGGTGGAGCAGGAACTGACCCTGCTGAGAGAGGACCAGGAGCAG ATGGAGGCCAAGATGGACCAATTACGCACCCTGGTGGAGGCTGCTGACAAGGAGAAGGTTGAGCTGCTCAATCagctggaggaggagaagag GAAAGTGGAAGACCTCCAGTTCCGTGTGGAGGAAGCTTGCATTACCAAAGGAGACCtggag GTGGCCACGGTGTCAGAGAAGTCCCGCATCATGGAACTGGAGAGGGACTTGGTGCTGAGGACCAGGGAGGTGGCTGACCTGCGGCTGCGTCTGGAGGTCCAGCAAAGCACGGAGGGCTCCGACTCCACCACCCCCCCTCTCCTGGAAGAGGTGAGCTCTCTGAGGGCTCAGCTGGCCTCTCAAGCAGACCAGCAACAGGTTGAGCTGGCTGGGCTGAAGGAGACGCTGGCAGCGGAGGAGAAGGCCCACAGTGAGGCAGTGTCTCAGTTCCAAGTCTCTTCCACCAAGATCTCCACAGACAACGAGCAGTTGAAGCTGCGCCTCAGCCAGAACGAGAAGGAGAAAGCAGACGTCATAGAGCTGTGGCGCTCCAAGCTGGAATCTGCCATCGCCTCACACCAGCAGGCCATGGAGGAGCTGAAGGTGTCCTTCAGTAAAGGGGCCGGTTCCAAGACGACAGAGCTGGTGGAGACCAGGAGTGCCCTGGAGAGGCTGAAGGTGGAGCACAAGCAGGCACTGGAGGAGGCGGGAGCCAGGTGTGAGGCAGAGGCTGCAGCCCGGGCACGGGAGACAGGGGAGCTCAACAAACAGCTGCTGGTCGTGTCGGAGGAGAAGGAGTGCCTGGAGGAGAGCCTGCGGTCCAGTGTGGAGAGTGCTGAGGAGCAGCACCTGGTGGAGATGGAGGATGTGCTGGGCAAACTGCACACTGCTGAGCTGAAGGTAAATGAGCTGGAGGAGCATGAAGCTAAGCTTGTCCAGCAGACCCAGGACAGTGCCAAGGAGGTCCAGGAGCAGGTGGCAGCTATGGAGGCCCTGCAGTCCCAGGCAGGCCAAGGTAACCAAGCTCTCCAGAACCTGAGGACCCAGCTGGAGGAGGCCCAGAGCCAAGCTCGCTCACAGGGCAACAGG GTCAGTGAGTTGAACTCTGAGCTGGAGGGTAAGCAGCAGGAGCTCCTCTCCTTGCAGCAGAGCCTGACCTCTGTGCTGCAGGACAAGGTCTCCTTGGAGCAAGAGCTGGGCAACCTG AAACAAAAACTGTCAGAAAGCACAGACAATCAGGCTAAGTCAACACAAACTATTCAAG GGCTGGAGAGGAAGCTAAAGGCTGGAGAGGAGAGGCTTGATCAGCTCGCAAACGAAAAGGCCAAGCTCCAAAGTGACATCTCAGACATGATGAAGTCATCAGGCGACAGTTCAGCACAGCTTACCAAAATGAATGAAGACATCACTCAGAAAGAAAG GAGGCTGGAAGAGTTACAGACCCAACTCGCAGAGGAGAAGGAGCGGGCTGCATGTTCTGAGGAGCAACAACAGCAGGAAGTTGCCCAGAAGGAGCAGGAGCTGAAGGGGGCCAGAGACGAGCATCAGGGCCAGCTAAGCAACCTGCAGGGGAAAATCACACAACTG GAGAAGAGTTTGCAGCAGGGTGAGGCCCAGGCCAAGGATCTTCAAACCTCCCAGCAGAAGGCCCTGTCTGAGGCCTCAGAGCACCATGCCAAGCAGCTCCAGGAGCTGCAGGGTCAGGCTGACAAGACCAAGCAGGAGCTGAGTGTCTCCAGGGAGAAGGCCCAGGAGCTGGAGAGGCTGGTGACTGAGCTGCAGCCTTACAAAGAGAAGGCTCAG TTTCTTTCTGATGAGCTCGACTCGTCCGGGCAGCATATTGAGCGATTGTCCACAGACCTGGAGAAGCAAATCTCAGTGCTGGCGCACATGTCTAAGGAAAGCTCAGATTTCAAAGCTCAGAAAGGAAGTCTCAAAAATCAACTCTCTGAACTCGAGGCCAAGCTCTCAGCCTCGGAGGCTAGTCACCAGGAGCTCTCAGGTAAGACTGAAGAACTTCTGACACTGAGGGACAAGCTCACAAAAGAGCAGGAGGAACTTTGGACCACCAACCGGAAGCTAGATGGAGAGAATGCCTCACTATCCAGAGAGGTGGAAAAGCTTAGAGTTGCTGTTGAGGAGGCACAGGCCAATAACAAATCCCTCAGTCAATCTGAAGCGGAGCGTCAGTCCCAAATTGAGGAGCTTCAAAAGACAAATGCAGAGAAGCATGAGGTCCTTTTGAAGTACCAACAGGAGATCCTGCAGCAGGAAACTAAGAGGAAGCTGCTTGCAGAGGTCTATGAGAAGACCTGTGAGGAGAGGAACGAGCTCCAGGAGGAGCTCAAGCAAAGCAGGGAGAAGCTGACCTCTGAGAAGGATAGCCTTTTGTTGGAGAGGGATGCAGCCAGAAATGCTAAGAAATCCCTTGATGCAAAGAATGTGGAGTTGCAGGCAAGGTGTCAGTCTTTAAGCTTGGAAAAAGAAGACTTCTATCTGAAAAACACTCAGCTGCAGGCACAGACAGAGACCTTGGGCAAAGATAAAGTGGAGATGTTTACTCAAATTAATGCTGCCATTTTTGACAAAGAGGCCCTCCAAGCCTTGAATGCAGAGCTTCAAAATCAGCTGAATATCACTAAGAAGGATCTTGAGAAGTCTGTCCGTGACAAAGTCGAGCTACATGCTTCAAAAATGAGCCTGGCCAAAATGCTGGACCAGTCCAAGACCAGCAGTGAGGTTACCGACTCTGAGAGGCTTCACCTCCTGCAGGAGAAAGAGGACCTGCTTGCTACCCAGCGAAAGGTGTGTTCTGAGAAAGATGAACTTAtcaaggagagagaagagttaaaGGAGAAGTTCAGACTTTCTACAGAGGAAGTGGCAACCTCTAAGGAGAAAGTCAAAGAGCTGTTGTCATCTTTTGGTGAGGAGAAGGAAGCACTTTGTCTCCAGAATGCAGAGACTGAGAAGGCCCTACACTCCATACGCAAAGAGAAGATGGCTATGGAATTAACACTGGAAAAGCAGAACATGGAGAGTGACCGTTTGGTACATGAAAAGGAAGAGCTGGAAGAAAAGCACACAAAGGAGATCTCTGAAAAGTGTACTCTAACAAAAGAGCGTGACAAGCTAGCAGTTGAGATCCGCAGTATGAAGGACCAGCTGGACAGATCCTCTACGGCCAATGATGACCTGAAGCAAGCCAACTCCAACCTCACGTCCTTGCTGGAGGAATTAAAACAGAAGATAGAAAAGGTGGAGACTGAGGGAGCTTCCTTGAAAAAAGAAATGGTTGATCTACAGGCACAGTTACAGAAGCTTTGCTCAGAGAGGGAGGCCCTTGAAAAAAGCAAAACTGAACTTGCAGAGGAGCATCATGAACTAAAAGGCAACTCTGAGCAGCTGCGTTTGGAACTCATTCAGCAGAACGATACCCTAACAAAAAAGAGGGATCTCCTGCTTTCCCAGCAGACTGAGCTTAACAAGAGCCTGCAGAAGGACAAAGAGGATCTGCTTCTGCAGGTCCAGGAGTTCAAAGTGAAAGTGATTCTGTTTGAAAAGGCAAAAATGCTTCTTGAATCGCAGCAGCAGACTGAAGCAAGTGACCGAAGTAAACTGTCCTCTGCAAAGGATGacctctccagagagagagaggacttacGGACACAGCTGTTCACTCTGACACAGGAAAATATTACTCTCCTGCAGTCTGAATCCAACCTGAAGGCAGAGGTTGCCTCTGTTTGTGTTGAAAGAGACACAATGGCCTCTGAGAGAAATAGTTTGCGTAGTGATTTAGGGCAACTTAAGACAACCCACACTGGATTGTTAGGTGAGAGACAGGGTCTGCTTGAGGAGAATGCCCAGATGCAAGTCAAAGTGCAGGACCTCACTCAACAATCTGTCACCAGAGAGAAGGCCATGGATGAGTTGTCTGCCAACCTTAAGCATATTGGAGTGGAGAGAAAAGCCTTGGCTGGGGAGGTTGAGAACTTAAAGGCACAGCTGAAGGAGAGGGACCAAGAAAAGGGTGACTTGGCTGGAGACCAAGTATGCCTGTCTGCCAGACTGAAGAAGCTTGTCAACGAGGTCTCCTCCCTGGCTAAGGAGAAGGTAGACCTCCTAGCTATACAATCCCACCTGGAGCAAGACCTTTCCTCCCTCCACAGCAGCCAAGAGAGTAGGGATGGGGAATACTCAACGATCATGGGGGAGGTAGAGAAGCTGCAAGTTACCCAGACACAGCTTGAAGCAGATGCCCAGGCCCTACGTGCTGAGAAGGCAGTGATGGAGGGACTGCACAAAGCCTCTGTGGAGGAGGCATCTGTGTCTACCAAGGTCAGAGAAGAAATGGCCACCAACCTGGAAGACCTGAAGGTCCAGAAGGATGCCTTGCTCAAGGAGAGGGACAAAGCCACCCAGCAGGTCACCCAGCTTGAGGCTCAACAAAAAAATGCTCTTTCCAAGCAGCTTGAG GCAGCGGAGTCCTCAGGGAAGACTGCTGAGGTCGTGGAGTTGCTGACACAAGAGAAGGGCCTTCTGCAGCAGGAGAAGATTGAGGCCCAGTCTCTGCTGGAGGAGTTCAGGAGTGCCAAGCAGGAAATGACCAATCAG CTGGATTCCTTGAAGCAACAGAATTCCAAATACAAAGAGGAGCTCAACCTTTCTAAAGAGCAGCTCAGCTCAGAGAACCAGAAAATCAGCGGCCTGTGCCAGGAGAT AGAGACCACAATGAAGAAACAGTTAGATGAGGAGAAAGCCTCCCTCCAGACGTCCATCCATAAAAGCAGCGCCTTGATCTCTGAGAAGGATCAGGAGCTGGAGACCCTGATGAGTGAG